The following coding sequences are from one Schizosaccharomyces osmophilus chromosome 1, complete sequence window:
- the cmk1 gene encoding calcium/calmodulin-dependent protein kinase Cmk1 produces MQANHQNTPQISDGPSAPAQKSISKEKLLPCKYRTGRVLGGGSYSVVKEAVHVETKELYAAKIINKKLVEKKPEFVKNEITILKRISCGHPNILRLVDYFETVNNLYLITELATGGELFDRICAQGSFYEADAARLIRTTASAVNYLHENGIVHRDLKPENLLYRSKDPESELLIADFGLSQFYDDSQYYMLMTACGTPEYMAPEIFRRVGYGKSVDIWSIGVITYFLLCGYSPFVRSSQVEVIEAVLANQYEFHEAYWSGVSSTAKDFIRKCLEDDPAKRLTAIEAIQHPFLSTKIPATANLLPKVRENFNARKKFRKAFNAVRAFNTLKKDIEPKSR; encoded by the exons ATGCAAGCCAACCATCAAAATACACCACAAATCAGTGATGGACCCTCAGCGCCCGCACAAAAGTCAATctcaaaagagaaattaCTACCTTGCAAGTATCGAACTGGTCGTGTTTTGGGCGGCGGAAGTTATTCGGTCGTCAAAGAAGCCGTTCACGTCGAAACAAAAGAGTTGTATGCAGCGAAGATTATAAACAAGAAGCTAGTTGAGAAAAAGCCTGAATTTGtaaaaaacgaaatcacTATTTTAAAACGAATTTCATGTGGACACCCCAACATTCTTCGCCTTGTTGACTATTTTGAGACTGTAAATAACTTGTACCTAATCACCGAGCTTGCTACTGGCGGCGAACTCTTCGACCGAATTTGTGCTCAAGGGTCATTCTATGAAGCGGATGCCGCTAGGCTCATACGCACGACTGCCTCTGCCGTTAATTACCTGCATGAAAACGGAATTGTTCATCGTGACCTAAAGCCAGAAAATTTACTTTATCGTTCTAAAGACCCAGAATCTGAGCTGTTAATTGCTGATTTTGGGCTATCCCAATTCTATGATGATTCACAATACTACATGTTAATGACAGCTTGTGGTACTCCCGAGTATATGGCGCCAGAAATATTTCGACGCGTCGGTTATGGAAAATCTGT aGATATTTGGTCTATCGGTGTAATAACTTACTTCTTGCTATGCGGATATTCCCCGTTTGTGCGATCTTCACAGGTAGAAGTCATTGAAGCAGTCTTGGCAAACCAATATGAATTTCACGAAGCTTACTGGTCCGGTGTCTCTTCTACTGCAAAAGATTTTATTCGTAAATGTTTGGAAGATGACCCGGCGAAACGATTGACTGCTATAGAAGCCATACAGCATCCGTTTCTTTCTACAAAGATCCCGGCCACTGCAAACCTGCTTCCCAAAGTTCGAGAAAACTTTAATGCACGTAAGAAGTTTAGAAAAGCCTTTAATGCTGTACGGGCCTTCAAtactttaaagaaagacatCGAACCAAAATCTCGCTAG
- the mdv1 gene encoding mitochondrial outer membrane fission complex, WD repeat subunit Mdv1: MEISKNRYLNSKPSDKRSQQRSKSSQLTAPPTILQKGVSYWSKVLAVTTWSLFESNPSNPFVNPVSRFLRSLSHPFVRPKLTPANFGNWITSQIHHEPSVPAPLPESLLREIPDSNDTPYSLLDGYEVSETKSDNLSLKAKNSGSSAGALKQESQNSNISQASSNDASPASQHRFLVNYCRKLHVRRNVHTSELVQIDAELSKLHLRRRQVLNKLNHTEDKCLEYDSQLTSLEKQVLEVDSKELIDDYVEGNVSQDSTTATGAFQYSSNDSQKLTAVNKGTPSGAAPTSASNDLASDYLNFSAASASEENQKDEQPTTLSLISGTPVKQFQAHSSPITSLDFSHPFGNLVTASLDKTVKVWDMAGVVCLGQLEGHEDYVSCLAMQDSFIATGSMDSSVRLWNLENGTLQNTKEHSPSNELNGNDEKAKSHTKDNATTILSSHTGPVTALTLSSDDVLLTGANDKTVRQWDIITGRCIQTLDFVWADTQDPSPKLTTVNDPTYSITNEPFIRALDCLDAAVASGTVDGLIRIWDLRVGLPVRSFFGHTAPVSTLQFDSNYLYSGSFDNSVRIWDLRSGSPLDIIPMEKRVSSLRVCEGRLAVAAEDPSIRVFDVNSHRTWICSDYPQNILNNSVLGEVTPTYLQYRDRFLVDGKTDGSVSIFSA; the protein is encoded by the coding sequence ATggaaatatcaaaaaatcgATACTTAAACTCAAAGCCGTCGGATAAACGCTCTCAACAGCGGTCAAAATCCTCTCAATTAACGGCTCCGCCAacaattttgcaaaaggGTGTTTCCTATTGGTCTAAGGTACTCGCTGTTACGACCTGGAGcctttttgaaagcaaCCCTTCCAATCCGTTTGTCAATCCTGTGAGCCGTTTTTTAAGAAGTTTATCCCATCCTTTTGTAAGACCAAAGTTAACTCCAGCCAATTTTGGCAACTGGATTACGTCGCAAATCCATCATGAGCCTTCCGTGCCAGCTCCATTACCGGAAAGTCTTTTGCGTGAAATTCCCGACAGCAATGATACCCCATATAGTTTGCTAGATGGATATGAAGTATCAGAAACGAAATCGGATAACCTATcattgaaagcaaaaaacaGTGGATCATCTGCTGGTGCTTTAAAACAGGAATCGCAAAATTCAAATATCAGCCAAGCGTCGAGTAATGACGCTTCTCCTGCTTCCCAACATCGATTCCTCGTCAATTATTGCAGAAAGCTTCATGTCCGTAGAAATGTGCACACAAGTGAACTAGTGCAAATTGATGCCGAGCTATCTAAACTGCATTTACGACGTCGACAAGTCCTCAACAAGCTGAATCATACGGAAGATAAATGTTTAGAATATGACTCCCAATTGACTTCCTTAGAAAAGCAGGTCTTAGAAGTCGACTCCAAGGAATTGATCGATGACTATGTTGAAGGGAATGTTTCCCAAGACTCTACAACAGCCACAGGTGCATTCCAGTATAGTTCGAACGATTCCCAGAAATTAACTGCTGTAAATAAAGGAACGCCTTCTGGTGCTGCTCCTACTTCGGCTTCTAATGATTTAGCGTCAGATTATCTAAATTTTTCTGCTGCCTCGGCTagtgaagaaaatcaaaaagatgaaCAGCCGACAACCTTAAGTCTTATATCAGGAACTCCAGTAAAACAATTTCAAGCTCATTCTTCGCCTATAACTAGCCTAGATTTTTCTCATCCCTTTGGTAATCTCGTTACCGCATCTTTAGACAAAACCGTCAAGGTCTGGGACATGGCCGGTGTCGTCTGTTTGGGACAACTGGAGGGACATGAGGATTATGTTTCTTGTTTGGCAATGCAGGACTCCTTTATCGCTACTGGATCAATGGACTCTAGTGTACGTCTGTGGAACTTGGAGAATGGAACATTgcaaaatacaaaagaacaCTCCCCTTCTAATGAACTTAATGGTAATGATGAGAAAGCCAAAAGTCATACGAAAGATAATGCTACCACTATTTTGTCTTCCCACACTGGTCCTGTTACCGCTCTCACTTTGTCTTCTGATGATGTTTTACTTACTGGTGCTAATGATAAAACGGTTCGCCAGTGGGATATTATAACAGGTAGATGCATACAAACGCTGGACTTTGTCTGGGCTGATACTCAAGATCCCTCTCCAAAATTAACCACAGTGAATGATCCTACTTATTCTATCACAAATGAACCATTTATACGTGCTTTGGATTGTTTAGATGCTGCCGTTGCTAGTGGTACTGTAGACGGTCTTATTCGCATATGGGATTTAAGAGTTGGATTACCTGTGAGAAGTTTTTTTGGACATACTGCTCCAGTTAGTACGCTTCAATTTGACTCCAACTACCTTTACTCTGGAAGCTTTGATAACTCTGTACGTATTTGGGATTTACGTAGTGGATCACCTCTGGATATAATACCAATGGAAAAGCGTGTGTCATCTTTGAGAGTATGCGAAGGTCGACTTGCTGTCGCCGCTGAAGATCCAAGTATCCGTGTTTTCGATGTCAATTCGCATCGCACATGGATTTGTAGTGACTACCCTCAAAACATTTTGAATAACAGTGTTCTCGGTGAGGTCACTCCTACATATCTTCAATACAGAGATCGATTTTTGGTTGATGGTAAAACCGACGGATCCGTTAGTATATTCTCGGCTTAA
- the amt2 gene encoding plasma membrane ammonium transmembrane transporter Amt2, with translation MAHTHTPPTPVSLDTTPVMKEVVTNYITSFASSATPTGSSGGDVRQENLNKFFDNGNISWMLTSTCLCLIMVPGVAFFYSGLARRKNTLALIMLSMLGLCITMFQWYFWGYSLAFSQTGTSGYIGNLRHFAFLRTLADYSPGSNNVSELVFANFQGMFAAITVALFTGAAAERGRIGPMLLITFIWLTVVYCPITCWIWNPNGWAYKWGVYDFAGGGPVEVGSGFAALAYTVCLGRRSKFLAEQYRPHSVLNVVLGTALLWFGWLGFNGGSAYGSNLRAAIAITNTNLTAATAGLVWVVQDFIFKTRKWTTIGFCSGVVAGLVAATPCAGFVSPHASLAIGAVTGLICNWAILLKTHMKIDDAMDIFAIHGVAGFVGTILNGLFAVDYIAAMDGTLVGDNAIRGGWFNHHWRQLGLQVAYICAVAAYDFVVTFIILFIADKIPFLQIRVTPDAEEIGVDADQIGEYAFDYIEERRDYKQWKISPSGIPEEIVVSNGIPHPTGNIAAPGKVLEVANQPNIDFSV, from the coding sequence ATGGCTCATACACATACTCCTCCTACACCTGTTTCTCTAGATACCACTCCAGTAATGAAAGAAGTTGTGACAAACTATATAACTTCTTTTGCATCCTCCGCGACTCCAACTGGAAGTAGCGGTGGTGATGTTCGGCAGGAAAACCTCAACAAGTTTTTTGACAATGGTAATATTAGCTGGATGCTCACATCGACATGTTTGTGTTTAATTATGGTACCTGGTGTTgcctttttctattctGGACTTGCCCGCCGTAAAAATACGTTAGCCTTAATTATGCTTTCTATGCTCGGTCTATGCATAACTATGTTTCAATGGTATTTCTGGGGTTATTCCCTTGCCTTTTCTCAAACCGGCACTTCTGGGTATATTGGCAATCTCCGTCATTTTGCCTTCCTTCGGACTTTGGCAGACTACTCGCCAGGAAGCAACAACGTTTCCGAACTTGTGTTCGCAAACTTCCAAGGAATGTTCGCGGCCATTACGGTCGCGTTGTTTACCGGTGCCGCCGCTGAACGTGGCCGTATTGGACCAATGCTCCTGATTACCTTTATTTGGCTCACTGTCGTCTATTGCCCCATTACCTGTTGGATTTGGAATCCAAATGGATGGGCATATAAATGGGGCGTGTATGATTTTGCTGGTGGTGGTCCAGTGGAAGTAGGGTCTGGTTTTGCTGCTTTAGCTTACACCGTCTGTTTAGGCCGTCGTTCCAAGTTTTTAGCTGAACAATATCGTCCTCATTCCGTACTGAACGTCGTTTTGGGAACTGCTCTTCTTTGGTTTGGTTGGCTCGGGTTTAACGGTGGCAGCGCTTATGGATCGAACCTTCGTGCAGCAATAGCTATCACCAACACAAACCTGACGGCTGCAACAGCAGGTCTAGTCTGGGTCGTTCAAGactttatatttaaaactCGAAAGTGGACCACCATTGGCTTTTGTTCTGGTGTAGTAGCTGGTTTGGTTGCAGCTACTCCTTGTGCAGGATTCGTAAGTCCTCATGCTTCTTTGGCCATTGGTGCAGTTACCGGTCTAATTTGTAATTGGGCCATTTTGTTAAAGACGCACATGAAGATTGACGACGCCATGGATATTTTTGCTATTCACGGCGTTGCTGGTTTTGTTGGTACCATTTTGAATGGTCTTTTTGCCGTTGACTACATAGCGGCTATGGACGGAACATTAGTCGGTGACAATGCCATTCGAGGTGGATGGTTCAATCATCATTGGCGCCAATTGGGATTACAAGTGGCCTACATTTGTGCGGTTGCAGCGTATGATTTTGTTGttacttttattattttatttattgcaGATAAAATCCCCTTCTTGCAGATTCGTGTTACTCCTGACGCGGAAGAAATCGGTGTGGACGCAGACCAAATTGGTGAATATGCGTTTGATTATATTGAAGAGCGACGTGATTATAAGCAATGGAAGATCTCGCCTTCTGGTATTCCTGAAGAAATCGTAGTATCTAATGGAATTCCCCACCCTACAGGCAACATTGCGGCTCCCGGTAAAGTATTAGAAGTAGCTAATCAACCGaatattgatttttctgtttaa
- the sdh6 gene encoding mitochondrial succinate dehydrogenase assembly factor, LYR family Sdh6, which produces MARSGLQKQVIQFYRRCLHGAKQKEKIYQPHWLEFVHTEFRRNQHIPRTEFFYIEHLLRVGQRRYETYSRPEVKDINLT; this is translated from the exons ATGGCTCGCTCTGGTCTACAAAAACAAGTGATACAGTTTTATCGTCGATGTCTTCATGGTgctaaacaaaaggaaaag ATTTATCAACCACATTGGCTGGAATTTGTACACACAGAATTTCGTCGAAACCAACATATCCCAAGAACCgaattcttttatattgAACACTTACTAAGAGTTGGTCAACGTCGTTATGAAACTTATTCTCGGCCAGAAGTAAAGGACATCAATTTGACTTAG